In the Enterococcus saigonensis genome, one interval contains:
- a CDS encoding YutD family protein: protein MTKENKNLTEELTTVLEEVVTEEVAKPQKGELVTPINETDFMIGQRQYKLVYDHREGFDAEKLGERFSEVLARYDYIVGDWGYEQLRLKGFFNADDKKAQPEQRIDTLEDYLYEYCNFGCAYFVIQRVGNKREKNQNRKRRKKNYTNQPVQAHIAEKKTEVRKKTKPVLKKKVDKQPTKKTENAAKPSKKEGKKGGFTIRKRED, encoded by the coding sequence ATGACAAAAGAAAACAAAAATCTAACCGAAGAATTAACGACGGTTTTAGAGGAAGTCGTAACCGAAGAAGTGGCAAAACCGCAAAAAGGCGAACTTGTGACACCGATTAATGAAACAGATTTTATGATTGGACAACGTCAGTACAAGCTTGTTTATGACCACCGGGAAGGCTTTGACGCAGAAAAATTAGGGGAACGTTTCAGCGAGGTTTTAGCTCGTTATGATTATATTGTTGGGGATTGGGGTTATGAACAGTTACGCTTGAAAGGTTTTTTCAATGCGGATGATAAAAAGGCACAACCAGAACAACGTATTGATACGTTAGAAGATTATTTATATGAGTATTGTAATTTTGGCTGTGCTTATTTTGTAATTCAACGGGTAGGAAATAAGCGGGAAAAAAATCAAAATCGTAAACGCCGTAAGAAAAATTACACCAACCAACCGGTGCAAGCACATATTGCCGAAAAGAAAACAGAAGTAAGAAAAAAAACAAAGCCGGTTTTAAAGAAAAAAGTTGATAAACAACCAACAAAGAAAACAGAGAATGCTGCAAAACCTAGCAAAAAAGAGGGGAAAAAAGGCGGCTTTACAATTAGGAAGCGAGAAGATTAA
- a CDS encoding TIGR01457 family HAD-type hydrolase: protein MYKGYLIDLDGTIYRGQEPILAGKNFVDELKRRNLPFLFVTNNTTRSPETVAHRLKHEFDIDVAPETVYTATLATIDFMRADKAGNKVFVIGEAGLIDLILAAGFVWEEENPDYVVVGLDNNVTYEKFVLATLAIQKGATFIGTNPDKNIPTERGLLPGAGSLISLVETATQTKPIFIGKPEAIIMDKALEKIGLAKEDVIMVGDNYETDICSGLNNGIDTLLVLSGFTKKSEVPNLPKAPTFVLDSLDEWDFGDLKK from the coding sequence ATGTACAAAGGATATTTAATTGATTTAGATGGTACCATCTATCGTGGGCAAGAACCAATTTTAGCCGGTAAAAATTTTGTGGATGAATTAAAACGCCGTAATCTCCCTTTTTTATTTGTTACCAACAATACTACGCGTAGTCCAGAAACTGTAGCACATCGTTTGAAACATGAATTTGATATTGATGTAGCGCCAGAGACAGTATATACGGCAACTTTAGCGACAATTGACTTTATGAGAGCTGACAAGGCTGGAAATAAAGTCTTTGTAATTGGTGAAGCAGGCCTGATTGACTTGATATTAGCTGCTGGATTTGTTTGGGAAGAGGAAAATCCGGATTATGTAGTGGTTGGATTGGACAACAATGTGACATACGAGAAGTTTGTATTGGCCACATTAGCTATTCAAAAAGGGGCTACGTTTATTGGAACTAATCCCGATAAAAACATACCAACTGAAAGAGGTTTGTTACCTGGAGCTGGTTCATTGATTTCCTTAGTAGAAACGGCGACCCAAACAAAGCCGATTTTTATCGGAAAACCAGAAGCAATTATTATGGATAAAGCACTCGAAAAAATTGGTTTGGCTAAAGAAGACGTCATTATGGTCGGAGACAATTATGAAACAGATATTTGTTCTGGATTAAATAATGGTATTGATACATTGTTGGTATTATCTGGCTTTACTAAAAAATCAGAAGTGCCCAACCTCCCTAAAGCACCCACGTTTGTATTGGATTCTTTAGATGAATGGGACTTTGGGGATTTAAAAAAATGA
- a CDS encoding TIGR01906 family membrane protein produces the protein MMTTWQRRFGFFSLFLTIITLVITIAINFRPLYVFDIHYLNILHDTTVDKTTLLKNFDKLMAFLNNPFASQLTLPDFPMSEAGRGHFIDVKKLFLLNYAVFLITIIPSIVFLVKLKKQQSLWRLILPFKFGMIIPVILGFVMATGFDRFFVTFHELFFQNDDWLFDPKTDPIINVLPESFFMHCFILAFVLLELCFLALVLWGNTSLRKKTTRLS, from the coding sequence ATGATGACAACCTGGCAAAGACGATTTGGCTTTTTTAGTCTTTTTTTGACCATCATTACGTTGGTTATTACCATCGCGATTAATTTTCGTCCGTTGTATGTTTTTGATATTCATTATTTAAACATTTTACACGATACAACTGTGGATAAAACAACCTTGTTGAAGAATTTTGACAAATTGATGGCTTTTTTAAATAATCCTTTTGCAAGTCAACTTACTTTACCGGATTTTCCCATGTCTGAGGCTGGGCGGGGTCATTTTATTGATGTCAAAAAATTATTTCTACTCAATTATGCCGTTTTCCTTATAACTATTATTCCTTCTATTGTCTTTTTAGTTAAGTTAAAAAAACAACAGAGTTTATGGCGTTTAATTCTGCCTTTTAAATTCGGAATGATAATTCCGGTAATTTTGGGTTTTGTGATGGCCACAGGATTTGACCGTTTTTTTGTCACTTTTCATGAATTATTTTTTCAAAATGATGATTGGTTATTTGATCCTAAAACAGATCCAATTATTAATGTTTTGCCTGAGAGTTTCTTCATGCACTGCTTTATTCTTGCTTTTGTTTTATTAGAGCTGTGCTTTTTAGCCCTTGTTTTGTGGGGGAACACCAGTCTAAGAAAAAAAACAACGCGCCTTAGCTAG
- a CDS encoding phosphatidylglycerophosphatase A family protein, with translation MVIETKTLEEKARELLTSRGVSLDEIGELVMFLQKDYIKDITLEKCVESVNSVLTKREVHNAIITGIQLDILAEEGKLLNPLQEIVADDEGLYGIDEILALSIVNVYGSIGFTNYGYIDKVKPGILKELNSHDGKHVHTFLDDIVGAIAASAASRLAHQNPGKSHYITQ, from the coding sequence ATGGTAATTGAAACAAAAACATTAGAAGAAAAAGCCCGTGAATTATTAACTAGTCGTGGTGTTAGCTTAGATGAGATTGGTGAATTGGTCATGTTTTTACAAAAAGATTATATCAAAGATATTACTTTGGAAAAATGTGTCGAAAGTGTTAACAGTGTTTTAACCAAAAGAGAAGTCCACAATGCGATTATCACAGGTATTCAATTGGACATTCTGGCAGAAGAAGGAAAATTACTTAATCCTCTACAAGAAATTGTCGCTGATGATGAAGGTCTTTATGGGATTGATGAAATCTTGGCATTGTCCATCGTCAATGTCTACGGTTCAATCGGTTTTACAAATTATGGCTATATTGACAAAGTCAAGCCGGGGATTTTAAAAGAATTAAACAGCCATGATGGCAAACATGTTCATACCTTTTTAGATGATATTGTTGGGGCTATTGCGGCTTCGGCGGCAAGTCGCTTGGCTCATCAAAACCCAGGTAAATCTCATTACATTACCCAATAA
- a CDS encoding DUF1450 domain-containing protein, producing the protein MKPLIEFCEQNLSHQGNLLLEDEELRERAEFLITSCLSMCELCAKKLFVMVEGDVIVADNMSELLTKVKQAISEWDEI; encoded by the coding sequence ATGAAACCTTTAATAGAATTTTGTGAACAAAATCTGAGTCATCAGGGCAATCTTTTGTTAGAAGACGAAGAACTGAGAGAAAGAGCAGAATTTTTAATTACTAGTTGTTTGAGTATGTGTGAATTATGTGCAAAAAAACTATTTGTTATGGTTGAAGGAGACGTTATTGTAGCAGATAACATGTCAGAACTGTTAACAAAAGTCAAACAAGCTATTTCAGAGTGGGATGAAATTTAA
- a CDS encoding NAD(P)/FAD-dependent oxidoreductase yields the protein MEVYDITIIGAGPAGMFAGFYAGMRNAKTKIIDSLPQLGGQLSTLYPEKNIYDIPGYVQIKANDLVQVLEKKLQTFPHTYCLGEEVLHLEKQDDVIVITTDKETHYTKAAILALGNGSFQPRKLTVAGAKTFENRGLDYYVNDLMKYAGKKIALAGGGDSAIDWALMLEPIAEEVHLIHRRDKFRALEHSVEKLYQSSVNIMTPYVIDEVRGTDFLDGLSLQQVKTKERIELSVDYLLVNYGFTSNLNVKDWNLAGTRQSITVNSDMSTSIPGIYACGDIAGYEGKVKLIATGFGEAPTAVNNALHFIDPKNRTQPAHSTSLF from the coding sequence ATGGAAGTCTATGATATTACCATTATCGGTGCTGGTCCTGCGGGAATGTTTGCCGGCTTTTACGCTGGCATGCGCAACGCGAAAACCAAAATTATCGACAGCTTACCGCAATTAGGTGGTCAATTATCCACACTCTATCCTGAAAAAAATATATATGATATTCCCGGTTACGTTCAAATAAAAGCCAATGACTTAGTGCAAGTTTTAGAAAAAAAACTGCAAACTTTCCCCCATACTTATTGTTTGGGTGAAGAAGTCCTTCACCTTGAAAAACAAGATGATGTCATTGTCATTACAACGGATAAAGAGACACACTACACAAAAGCCGCTATCTTAGCATTGGGAAATGGATCATTTCAACCCCGAAAACTAACAGTAGCTGGTGCCAAAACTTTTGAAAATCGCGGTTTGGATTACTATGTCAACGATTTAATGAAGTATGCTGGAAAAAAAATCGCATTAGCTGGCGGTGGTGATTCAGCCATTGACTGGGCGTTAATGTTAGAACCGATTGCAGAAGAAGTCCATTTAATTCATCGTCGTGATAAGTTCCGTGCTTTGGAACATAGTGTTGAAAAGCTTTATCAATCGTCTGTTAATATTATGACGCCTTATGTAATCGATGAAGTTCGTGGCACAGACTTTCTAGACGGGCTAAGCCTGCAGCAAGTCAAAACCAAAGAAAGAATTGAACTATCCGTAGATTACCTGCTCGTAAACTATGGTTTTACTTCCAACTTAAATGTGAAAGATTGGAACTTAGCTGGCACAAGGCAAAGTATCACTGTTAATTCTGACATGAGCACTTCAATTCCTGGCATTTATGCTTGTGGTGATATTGCCGGTTATGAAGGTAAGGTAAAGTTAATTGCAACAGGCTTTGGTGAAGCGCCTACTGCCGTTAATAATGCTTTACATTTTATTGATCCTAAAAATCGGACTCAACCGGCTCATAGCACCAGCTTATTTTAA
- a CDS encoding GNAT family N-acetyltransferase, whose translation MEIRPIQKKDDDALASIIRMSLEASNLAIAGTAYFDPELKALSAYYAKSVNRNYFVVIGDDKVLGGIGIAEFCLEKNICELQKLYLSKKARGKGYSHQLMDCALTFAIQSGYSAIYLESHHSLQAALSLYQKYGFKQLSAPLYPTAHNAMDCFLLREI comes from the coding sequence ATGGAAATTCGTCCTATTCAAAAAAAAGATGATGACGCGTTAGCAAGCATCATTCGTATGAGTCTTGAAGCTAGTAATTTGGCAATTGCCGGAACAGCCTATTTTGACCCTGAACTAAAAGCGCTATCTGCGTATTACGCCAAGTCAGTCAATCGCAATTATTTTGTTGTTATAGGAGATGATAAAGTTCTTGGAGGAATTGGAATTGCAGAATTTTGTCTTGAAAAAAACATCTGCGAATTACAAAAATTATACCTAAGTAAAAAAGCACGCGGAAAAGGTTATAGTCACCAATTAATGGACTGTGCTTTGACATTTGCAATCCAGTCTGGATATTCCGCAATTTATTTAGAAAGCCACCACAGTTTACAAGCAGCATTAAGCTTATATCAAAAATACGGTTTCAAACAACTCTCTGCACCCTTATATCCTACTGCGCATAATGCGATGGATTGCTTTTTGCTAAGAGAAATTTAA
- a CDS encoding peptidylprolyl isomerase, whose amino-acid sequence MSDFPQLTLENQTGHKALIKTNRGNILVQLFPELAPKTVQNFEELANKGYYDGVIFHRVIPDFMIQGGDPTGTGMGGESTFGGTFEDEFSKELFNVRGALSMANAGPNTNGSQFFIVNNQNVPANMLGQLEGAGYPSEIIEAYKQGGTPWLDFRHTVFGHVVEGMDVVDEIANVQRGPQDKPVHDVVIETVEILTD is encoded by the coding sequence GTGAGCGATTTTCCACAACTAACATTGGAAAACCAAACTGGCCACAAAGCATTGATTAAAACGAACCGTGGCAACATTTTAGTACAATTATTTCCAGAATTAGCACCAAAAACTGTTCAAAACTTTGAGGAGTTAGCAAATAAAGGGTATTACGATGGTGTTATTTTCCACCGTGTTATTCCAGATTTTATGATTCAAGGTGGCGATCCAACAGGTACTGGCATGGGTGGCGAAAGCACGTTTGGGGGTACTTTTGAAGATGAGTTTTCAAAAGAATTGTTTAATGTCCGAGGCGCTTTGTCTATGGCAAACGCCGGACCAAATACAAATGGTAGTCAATTTTTTATTGTGAATAATCAAAATGTGCCAGCAAATATGCTGGGACAATTAGAAGGTGCTGGTTATCCTTCTGAAATTATTGAAGCCTATAAACAAGGCGGAACACCATGGCTAGATTTCCGCCATACGGTTTTTGGTCACGTTGTGGAAGGAATGGACGTCGTAGATGAGATTGCCAACGTCCAAAGAGGACCACAAGATAAACCAGTTCATGATGTTGTCATTGAGACAGTAGAAATTTTAACTGACTAA
- a CDS encoding YczE/YyaS/YitT family protein — translation MPDLPKRLMQYIPGIFILGLGTVLFSCCQLGVSSLVSLPFTTATITGITLGNATSLIFGLLVIVEIILAKSLSLKILLQLPFSFLFGAVVDFYNVTLGLENFVVPNLIGKIALLTAAVIATSVGAFLMVRSRLILNPPDGLVEIIALKKDKRFGQVKFYFDLTMITLAFLLGMIFLGQSSGIGLGTLTALLCVGRLIHFLEVKTTPRPVEETNEYAQMVRSNDANNIKAP, via the coding sequence ATGCCTGATTTACCAAAACGTTTAATGCAATATATTCCGGGAATTTTTATTTTAGGTCTGGGGACGGTACTTTTTTCATGTTGCCAACTGGGTGTCAGCTCGCTAGTTTCACTGCCATTTACAACAGCTACAATAACAGGTATAACACTGGGAAATGCAACAAGTTTAATATTTGGTTTATTGGTTATCGTTGAAATCATATTAGCCAAAAGTCTGTCATTAAAAATTCTCTTGCAACTGCCTTTTTCTTTTCTTTTTGGTGCTGTAGTAGATTTTTACAATGTTACCTTAGGCTTAGAAAATTTTGTAGTGCCTAATTTAATTGGTAAAATAGCACTTTTAACCGCTGCAGTAATTGCTACAAGTGTCGGAGCCTTCTTAATGGTACGTTCCAGACTAATCTTAAACCCACCAGATGGTTTAGTAGAAATTATTGCATTAAAAAAAGATAAGCGCTTTGGTCAAGTTAAATTTTATTTTGATTTAACAATGATCACACTTGCCTTTTTATTAGGCATGATTTTTTTAGGTCAATCAAGTGGGATCGGTCTGGGCACGTTAACTGCACTTTTATGCGTCGGACGGTTAATTCATTTTTTAGAAGTAAAAACAACACCTCGCCCGGTGGAAGAAACAAATGAATATGCCCAAATGGTTAGATCAAATGATGCAAATAATATCAAAGCACCTTAA
- a CDS encoding MalY/PatB family protein translates to MSIFDQQHERRQTNSVKWDSIASTYHKDNLLPLWVADMDFTAPSCVQEALLDYVKQGIYGYTLFGDDLYEAIINWQKRRHHYDINKEEILFSPGVVPSIAVSIEAFTKPGDSIMIHDPVYPPFAKMIEENKRKLIRSPLKVINGHFEMDLNKMESKMMKENVKLFILCNPHNPGGRVWTKSELKHLGDLCKKYNCLVVSDEIHQDLIFAPHQHETFHNVDADFADFSIVLTAATKTFNLAGIKNSMIFVKNPQLKAAFAAIQEKSEQDTINTFGLIGTKAAYNGAEAWLTELLDYLQKNSVFTINFLQKNLPKVKVMRPEGTYLFWLDFSAYNLTESQLNKKMIEEAGVVLNGGYTFGPSGKQHMRLNIACPKATLQQGLTQIAQAFKE, encoded by the coding sequence ATGTCAATTTTTGATCAACAGCACGAGCGTCGTCAAACAAACAGCGTCAAATGGGATAGCATTGCATCAACTTATCACAAAGACAATCTATTACCTTTATGGGTAGCTGATATGGATTTCACCGCACCTTCATGTGTGCAAGAAGCACTACTTGATTATGTCAAACAAGGTATTTATGGTTATACACTTTTTGGTGACGATCTTTATGAAGCAATTATTAACTGGCAAAAAAGACGTCATCATTACGATATAAACAAAGAAGAAATTTTATTTTCTCCCGGCGTCGTACCCAGTATTGCTGTTAGTATTGAAGCCTTTACAAAGCCCGGTGACAGTATAATGATTCACGACCCTGTTTACCCACCTTTTGCTAAAATGATAGAAGAAAATAAACGAAAACTAATACGAAGTCCCCTTAAAGTTATAAATGGACATTTTGAAATGGATTTGAATAAAATGGAATCCAAAATGATGAAAGAAAATGTTAAACTGTTTATTCTATGCAACCCTCACAATCCTGGTGGACGTGTTTGGACAAAATCTGAATTAAAACATTTAGGCGATTTATGTAAGAAATATAACTGTTTAGTAGTAAGCGATGAAATTCACCAAGATTTGATATTTGCACCCCACCAACACGAAACTTTTCATAATGTTGACGCTGATTTTGCCGACTTTTCAATTGTTTTAACAGCTGCAACCAAAACATTTAATTTGGCCGGAATTAAAAATTCTATGATTTTTGTAAAAAATCCGCAATTAAAAGCAGCCTTTGCAGCAATTCAGGAAAAGAGCGAACAAGATACAATTAATACCTTTGGATTGATTGGTACTAAGGCAGCCTATAACGGCGCTGAGGCATGGTTAACTGAGTTATTGGACTATTTGCAAAAAAATAGTGTATTTACCATTAACTTTCTACAAAAAAATCTACCAAAAGTAAAAGTTATGCGTCCAGAAGGTACTTATCTTTTCTGGCTAGATTTTTCTGCTTACAACTTGACAGAATCACAGTTAAACAAAAAAATGATTGAAGAAGCAGGAGTTGTTTTAAATGGCGGTTATACATTTGGTCCAAGTGGAAAACAACACATGCGGCTAAATATAGCTTGTCCCAAGGCGACATTACAACAAGGATTAACTCAAATTGCCCAGGCTTTTAAAGAATAA
- a CDS encoding CvfD/Ygs/GSP13 family RNA-binding post-transcriptional regulator produces MSYKIGDILEGQVTGIQPYGAFVSLDDKTQGLIHISEVQSGYTKNIHDILSIGEKINVQIIDIDEYSQKISLSKRTLEKNYIPNRNYKKRYFTNKNKKIGFASIKRVLPDWIEEAVSYLHSENRAK; encoded by the coding sequence ATGTCTTATAAAATCGGCGATATTCTTGAAGGCCAAGTTACAGGTATTCAACCTTATGGTGCCTTCGTTTCTTTAGATGATAAAACTCAAGGATTGATACATATTTCTGAAGTTCAATCAGGATATACTAAAAATATTCATGATATTTTGTCTATTGGGGAAAAAATAAACGTGCAAATTATTGATATTGATGAGTACTCACAGAAAATTAGTTTATCTAAACGAACGTTAGAAAAAAATTATATTCCAAATCGTAATTACAAAAAACGCTATTTTACGAATAAAAATAAAAAAATTGGTTTTGCTTCAATAAAAAGAGTATTACCAGACTGGATTGAGGAAGCTGTTTCTTATTTACACTCTGAAAATCGTGCGAAATAA
- a CDS encoding VOC family protein, with protein sequence MGTTVFVNYPVRDVHASTKFYEKLGFKQNKAFSNDQSSSMVWDDNFWIMLLDYEFYKLFLDDKTIADTKNYSATLTAFSVESPDVVKKIAIAAKENGGDYHAVNMGIPEDQMFSLEITDLDGNQFEPVWMKMD encoded by the coding sequence ATGGGAACAACAGTATTTGTCAATTACCCTGTACGAGATGTTCATGCTTCTACGAAATTTTATGAAAAATTGGGATTTAAACAAAATAAAGCTTTTTCTAATGACCAGTCAAGTTCAATGGTTTGGGACGATAATTTTTGGATTATGCTTTTAGATTATGAATTCTACAAATTATTTTTAGACGACAAAACCATAGCCGATACAAAGAATTACAGTGCTACGTTAACTGCATTTTCTGTTGAAAGCCCTGATGTTGTCAAAAAAATTGCTATAGCTGCAAAGGAAAACGGCGGAGATTATCATGCTGTTAATATGGGAATTCCTGAAGATCAAATGTTTAGTTTAGAAATAACCGACCTAGACGGAAATCAATTCGAACCTGTTTGGATGAAAATGGATTAA
- a CDS encoding serine hydrolase domain-containing protein: protein MRGRHFKNKKKRFNFAFFLLILILGGSYWLYGNHRTLFFATASTTENTEVTQNTTENSNDENNSSTSTIVTALSADKYQNLNKDILAPVANPFDNTLKLGNFVGTALIIKNGNIILQQGYGYQDFANQKRNSVNSLYQIGSVQKSLTATLIYKQIEAGRLTLDTTLNQFFPQIFGSENITIRQMLHMTSGLTLSEIPLTVTNEAAVVNFAVQNAQLQTSGHFLYSPVNYVLLAGILRQITHTSYAQLVYNTFKVQLGLRKLVEYPDWYQNLHHTISYGGKDATDYNKVVTEKTGQFVRELGTGNLGMTAGDLYWYYHQLLSGKLVAPEVLHAAWQRETTATYNGGQYDKGLYLRANGIIASQHCMVLISKDAANAVFLLSNHGNVLNQTKLISTLYSQLTNVTTKF, encoded by the coding sequence TGGTTATATGGCAATCATCGTACACTCTTTTTTGCAACAGCAAGTACTACAGAGAATACCGAAGTAACACAAAACACTACGGAAAATTCAAATGATGAGAATAATTCGTCAACTAGTACAATTGTAACGGCCTTATCTGCGGACAAATATCAAAATTTAAATAAAGATATTCTAGCTCCTGTGGCCAATCCATTTGATAACACCTTAAAATTAGGGAATTTTGTCGGCACCGCTCTCATTATAAAAAATGGGAACATTATCTTACAACAAGGATATGGCTACCAAGATTTTGCTAACCAAAAACGTAATAGTGTAAACTCACTTTATCAGATTGGTTCTGTGCAAAAGAGCCTAACTGCAACGTTGATTTATAAACAAATTGAGGCTGGTCGTTTAACACTTGATACAACGTTGAATCAATTTTTCCCTCAGATTTTTGGTAGTGAAAACATCACGATTCGTCAAATGTTACATATGACGTCTGGTCTTACGTTATCTGAGATTCCTTTAACTGTGACAAACGAAGCTGCTGTTGTAAATTTTGCTGTCCAAAATGCTCAATTACAAACTAGTGGTCACTTTCTTTATTCGCCGGTCAATTATGTCTTATTAGCTGGTATTTTGCGCCAAATTACCCATACTAGTTATGCTCAACTCGTTTACAATACTTTTAAAGTACAATTGGGACTAAGAAAATTAGTTGAATATCCTGATTGGTATCAAAATTTACACCATACTATATCTTATGGTGGTAAGGATGCAACAGACTATAACAAAGTTGTTACAGAAAAAACAGGACAATTTGTCCGTGAGCTGGGGACTGGAAATCTTGGCATGACTGCTGGTGATTTGTATTGGTATTATCACCAACTATTATCAGGCAAATTAGTAGCACCAGAAGTCTTGCACGCTGCCTGGCAAAGAGAAACTACAGCCACTTATAATGGTGGTCAATACGACAAAGGTCTCTACCTTCGTGCAAATGGCATAATTGCTTCACAACATTGTATGGTACTCATTAGTAAAGATGCTGCGAACGCTGTTTTCTTACTAAGCAACCACGGAAATGTTTTAAATCAAACAAAGTTGATTTCAACACTTTATAGTCAATTAACTAATGTTACTACAAAATTTTAG